A genomic segment from Janthinobacterium sp. 64 encodes:
- a CDS encoding M48 family metallopeptidase, whose amino-acid sequence MATISLKRYTVLASLCAATALSPLSVHAQQATVQDGIKVRPLSTSRIFAGGADFNAQSKQQYTQLVNEAKEKNALMPDSDPQVKRLRAIAQRIIPFATRWNEAASSWNWQVNLLNSDEVNAFCMPGGQIAFYSGIITKLNLTDDEVAIVMGHEISHALREHSQAQAGKGNLAAVGAKLAGAGLSAWLGVDPNITSTATNMAAQGVMLKFSRDDEREADLIGMDLAARAGFDPRAGVILWQKMAAVSAGAPPEFLSTHPSGKDRISQMNSHMAQVLPLYARSKGVSVDALPPYRSTAIAQR is encoded by the coding sequence ATGGCAACAATATCCCTTAAACGTTACACCGTCCTGGCCAGCCTGTGTGCCGCCACCGCGCTCTCGCCCCTGTCCGTCCACGCCCAGCAGGCGACGGTCCAGGATGGCATCAAGGTACGTCCCTTGTCGACTTCACGCATCTTTGCCGGCGGCGCCGATTTCAATGCACAATCGAAGCAACAATATACGCAGCTGGTCAACGAAGCGAAGGAAAAAAATGCGCTGATGCCGGACAGCGATCCGCAGGTCAAACGCCTGCGCGCCATCGCCCAGCGCATCATCCCGTTCGCCACGCGCTGGAACGAGGCGGCGTCCAGCTGGAACTGGCAGGTCAACCTGCTCAACTCGGACGAGGTCAATGCCTTTTGCATGCCGGGCGGGCAGATCGCTTTTTACAGCGGCATCATCACCAAACTCAACCTGACCGACGATGAAGTGGCCATCGTCATGGGGCATGAAATTTCGCACGCGCTGCGCGAACACTCGCAGGCGCAGGCCGGCAAGGGCAACCTGGCGGCCGTCGGCGCCAAGCTGGCCGGCGCCGGGCTGTCAGCCTGGCTCGGCGTCGATCCGAACATCACCAGCACCGCCACGAATATGGCGGCGCAGGGCGTGATGCTGAAGTTCTCGCGCGACGATGAACGCGAGGCAGATTTGATCGGCATGGACCTGGCCGCGCGCGCCGGCTTCGATCCGCGCGCCGGCGTGATCCTGTGGCAGAAAATGGCCGCCGTGAGCGCTGGCGCGCCGCCGGAATTCCTCTCGACCCACCCGTCGGGCAAGGACCGTATCTCGCAGATGAACAGCCACATGGCGCAAGTGCTGCCCTTGTACGCGCGCAGCAAGGGCGTTAGCGTGGATGCCTTGCCGCCATACCGCAGCACCGCCATCGCGCAGCGCTAG
- a CDS encoding pseudouridine synthase, with translation MAKRHAAAPLPMRDGVAPSYLWLPEGQWPDMLTFLIERYPQIGAAQWLDRMARGEVVNGDGAVLGPDSAYRRGMRIFYYRELERETPIPFQEAILFQDEHLVVVDKPHFLPMTPAGRFVQETLLTRLKKSLDCAELTPIHRLDRETAGVVIFSRQVASRGAYQSLFQRREVHKTYEALAPVLAGREFPFTYRSRMVEGEQFFLMREEAGEPNSETVIDVIERRGEVNLYRLQPHTGRKHQLRVHLASLGIAIVNDAFYPLALPCKEDDMSHPLQLLARAIDFTDPLTGEPRRFESRRSLEA, from the coding sequence ATGGCGAAGCGTCACGCCGCCGCACCCTTGCCCATGCGCGACGGCGTGGCGCCCAGTTATCTGTGGCTGCCGGAGGGGCAGTGGCCGGACATGCTCACCTTTCTGATCGAGCGCTATCCGCAGATCGGCGCCGCGCAATGGCTGGACCGCATGGCGCGCGGCGAAGTGGTCAATGGCGATGGCGCCGTGCTTGGACCGGACAGCGCATACCGGCGCGGCATGCGCATTTTTTACTACCGCGAGCTGGAACGCGAAACGCCGATCCCGTTTCAGGAAGCCATCCTGTTCCAGGACGAACACCTGGTGGTGGTCGACAAGCCGCACTTCTTGCCCATGACACCGGCCGGGCGCTTCGTGCAGGAGACCTTGCTGACGCGTCTGAAGAAAAGCCTGGACTGCGCCGAGCTGACGCCGATCCACCGCCTCGACCGCGAGACGGCCGGCGTGGTGATTTTTTCGCGTCAGGTAGCCAGCCGTGGCGCCTACCAGTCGCTGTTCCAGCGCCGCGAAGTGCACAAGACCTACGAGGCGCTGGCGCCTGTGCTGGCGGGCCGGGAATTCCCGTTCACGTACCGCAGCCGCATGGTCGAGGGCGAGCAGTTTTTTCTCATGCGCGAGGAGGCGGGCGAGCCGAATTCGGAAACCGTCATCGACGTAATCGAGCGGCGCGGTGAGGTGAACCTGTACCGGCTGCAGCCGCATACGGGGCGCAAGCACCAGCTGCGCGTGCACCTGGCATCGCTGGGCATCGCCATCGTCAACGATGCGTTTTACCCGCTGGCGCTGCCGTGCAAGGAAGACGACATGTCGCACCCGCTGCAGCTGCTGGCGCGGGCCATCGATTTCACGGACCCGTTGACGGGCGAGCCGCGCCGTTTTGAGAGCCGGCGCAGCCTGGAAGCTTAG
- a CDS encoding exodeoxyribonuclease III has protein sequence MPKIISANLNGIRSAAKKGFFNWMGTQTADFICVQELKAQLPDMTPEFLNPHGYHGHFHYAEKKGYSGTGVYSKAEPDAVHIGFGSPEFDAEGRYVRCDFGNLSVISVYCPSGSSGPERQEAKFRFMELFLPHLLELKALGREVVICGDWNIAHHEIDLKNWKGNKKNSGFLPEERAWLTRVFDEVGFVDVHRGLDKREDQYTWWSNRGQAYAKNVGWRIDYHVATPGIAAQAHTVSVYKDERFSDHAPLIIDYTIKG, from the coding sequence ATGCCCAAAATTATCTCCGCCAACCTGAACGGCATCCGTTCCGCCGCCAAAAAAGGCTTTTTCAACTGGATGGGAACGCAAACGGCCGATTTCATCTGCGTGCAGGAATTGAAGGCGCAACTGCCCGACATGACGCCGGAATTCCTCAACCCGCACGGCTACCATGGCCATTTCCACTATGCCGAGAAAAAGGGCTATTCCGGCACGGGCGTGTACAGCAAGGCCGAACCGGACGCCGTGCATATCGGCTTCGGCAGCCCTGAATTCGACGCCGAAGGCCGCTACGTGCGCTGCGATTTTGGCAATCTGTCCGTCATTTCCGTGTATTGCCCGTCCGGTTCGTCCGGCCCGGAACGCCAGGAAGCCAAGTTCCGCTTCATGGAACTGTTCCTGCCGCATTTGCTGGAATTGAAGGCGCTGGGCCGCGAAGTGGTCATCTGCGGCGACTGGAATATCGCCCACCATGAAATCGACCTGAAAAACTGGAAGGGCAACAAGAAGAATTCCGGCTTCCTGCCAGAAGAGCGCGCGTGGCTGACGCGCGTCTTCGACGAAGTGGGCTTTGTCGACGTGCACCGCGGCCTGGACAAGCGCGAAGACCAGTACACGTGGTGGAGCAACCGCGGACAAGCCTACGCGAAAAACGTGGGCTGGCGCATCGACTACCACGTCGCCACCCCCGGCATCGCAGCCCAGGCGCACACGGTCAGCGTCTACAAGGACGAGCGTTTTTCCGACCACGCACCGTTGATCATCGATTACACCATCAAGGGCTAA
- the pyrE gene encoding orotate phosphoribosyltransferase encodes MNNLRQQFIAFSVSKGVLRFGEFTTKAGRQSPYFFNAGLFHDGATLAELAQFYAQTLLDSGVEFDMLFGPAYKGITLASATAVALAGKGRNTSFAFNRKEAKDHGEGGTIVGAKLHGKVVIIDDVISAGTSVRESVDMIRAAGAEPCAVLIALDRMERSGPDGQLSPSSAVQEVSKQYGIPVISIGNLDDLFGYLNGAGADPELLQHKEAVSAYRTRYGI; translated from the coding sequence GTGAATAATTTACGCCAGCAGTTTATCGCGTTTTCAGTATCCAAGGGCGTCTTGCGGTTTGGCGAGTTCACCACCAAGGCCGGACGCCAGTCGCCATACTTCTTCAATGCGGGCCTGTTCCATGACGGCGCCACCCTGGCCGAGCTGGCGCAGTTCTACGCGCAGACCCTGCTCGACTCGGGCGTGGAATTCGACATGCTGTTCGGTCCCGCCTACAAGGGCATCACCCTGGCGTCGGCCACCGCCGTGGCGCTGGCCGGCAAGGGCCGCAACACCTCGTTCGCCTTCAACCGCAAGGAAGCCAAGGACCACGGCGAAGGCGGCACCATCGTCGGCGCCAAGCTGCATGGCAAAGTCGTCATCATTGACGATGTGATCTCGGCCGGCACGTCGGTGCGCGAATCGGTGGACATGATACGTGCCGCTGGCGCCGAACCATGCGCCGTGCTGATCGCCCTGGACCGCATGGAGCGCTCGGGCCCGGACGGCCAGCTGTCGCCAAGTTCGGCGGTGCAGGAAGTGTCGAAACAGTACGGCATCCCCGTCATCTCGATCGGCAACCTGGATGACTTGTTCGGCTACCTGAACGGCGCGGGCGCCGATCCGGAACTGCTGCAGCATAAAGAAGCCGTTTCGGCCTACCGCACCAGGTATGGCATCTAA
- a CDS encoding GNAT family N-acetyltransferase encodes MHIDWQGDAALCAWIDGQQVAMLDISKCADGVTVNMLFVKPPFRRRGIGGALLRRLLQCHPQAGAACSDPRLRALLERTT; translated from the coding sequence ATGCACATCGATTGGCAAGGGGACGCCGCGCTGTGCGCGTGGATCGACGGCCAGCAAGTGGCCATGCTCGACATCAGCAAGTGCGCGGACGGGGTGACGGTAAATATGCTGTTCGTGAAACCGCCGTTCCGGCGGCGCGGCATCGGCGGCGCATTGCTGCGGCGGCTGCTGCAATGCCATCCGCAAGCTGGCGCCGCCTGCAGCGACCCGCGGCTGCGGGCACTGCTGGAGAGGACTACTTAG
- a CDS encoding sulfite exporter TauE/SafE family protein has translation METSFLLAVGASFLVAGFVKGVVGLGLPTVAMGTLSLVMPPVQAAALLIVPSMVTNVWQLAAGPGLRALLRRLWPMLAAVMAGTLAGGALLPADSGAWAVVALGVALMLYALAGLFSLQLRVPARHEAWLGPVAGAVTGLVTAATGVFVIPAVPYLQGLGLARDALVQALGLAFTASTVALAASLALHGDFSLGAAGASAYALLPALAGMLAGQWLRGRIAQQVFKRCFFIGLFALGLHAAVKPWLA, from the coding sequence ATGGAAACGTCATTCCTGCTGGCCGTCGGCGCCAGCTTCCTCGTCGCAGGCTTCGTCAAGGGCGTAGTCGGCCTGGGACTGCCGACGGTAGCCATGGGCACGCTCAGCCTCGTCATGCCGCCCGTGCAGGCGGCCGCCCTGCTGATCGTGCCATCGATGGTGACGAACGTGTGGCAGCTGGCGGCCGGCCCCGGCCTGCGCGCCCTGCTGCGGCGCCTGTGGCCGATGCTGGCCGCCGTCATGGCCGGCACCCTGGCGGGCGGCGCATTGCTGCCGGCCGACAGCGGCGCCTGGGCCGTCGTCGCGCTGGGCGTGGCGCTGATGCTGTATGCGCTGGCGGGATTATTCTCGCTGCAGCTGCGCGTGCCGGCGCGGCATGAAGCGTGGCTGGGGCCTGTGGCGGGCGCCGTGACGGGACTGGTGACGGCCGCCACGGGCGTGTTCGTCATCCCCGCCGTGCCGTATCTGCAGGGACTGGGGCTGGCGCGCGATGCGCTGGTACAGGCACTGGGCCTGGCGTTTACGGCATCGACCGTGGCGCTGGCGGCCAGCCTGGCCCTGCACGGCGACTTCAGCCTCGGCGCGGCCGGCGCTTCCGCGTATGCGCTGCTGCCGGCGCTGGCCGGCATGCTGGCCGGTCAATGGCTGCGCGGGCGCATCGCGCAACAGGTATTCAAGCGGTGCTTTTTTATCGGCCTGTTCGCCTTGGGACTGCATGCGGCGGTCAAACCATGGCTGGCGTGA
- a CDS encoding LysR substrate-binding domain-containing protein has protein sequence MRFDLVDLQLFVNVVEAGSLTAGAARSHLALASSSARVRGMEEMLGMPLLLRGRRGVEPTPVGQTLLHHARLVLLQMEKMRGELGEFARGLKGQLRLLCNTAALSEFLPEALGAFLDRHPNLTIDLEERLSYDIVKAVSEGLADMGIVSDSVDMRGLQTFLFRPDRLVVIAAADGVHHRALGQDGVVAFSTLLDHDFIGLADDSAMQQYLGMHAARLGRPLKVRVRLRSFDAVCRMVASGVGISVVPLAAASRCQQTMALRCLELSDPWSVRNLTICVRQFSELPLYARQLIDHLKA, from the coding sequence ATGCGCTTTGATCTGGTCGATTTGCAGTTGTTTGTCAACGTGGTGGAGGCGGGCAGCCTGACGGCGGGCGCCGCGCGCAGCCATCTCGCATTGGCGTCGAGCAGCGCGCGCGTGCGCGGCATGGAAGAGATGCTGGGCATGCCCTTGCTGCTGCGCGGACGGCGCGGCGTGGAGCCGACGCCAGTGGGCCAGACCTTGCTGCATCACGCGCGCCTGGTGCTGCTGCAAATGGAGAAAATGCGCGGTGAGCTCGGCGAATTTGCGCGCGGCTTGAAAGGGCAGTTGCGCCTGCTGTGCAATACGGCCGCGCTCAGCGAATTTTTGCCCGAGGCGCTAGGTGCTTTTCTCGACCGCCATCCGAACCTGACCATCGACCTGGAAGAGCGCCTCAGTTACGATATCGTCAAGGCCGTCTCGGAAGGGCTGGCTGACATGGGCATCGTCTCCGATTCGGTCGACATGCGCGGCTTGCAGACGTTTCTGTTCCGCCCCGACCGGCTGGTGGTCATCGCCGCGGCCGACGGCGTGCATCACCGCGCGCTGGGCCAGGATGGCGTCGTCGCGTTCTCCACGCTGCTGGATCACGATTTCATCGGCCTGGCCGACGACAGCGCGATGCAGCAGTACCTGGGCATGCATGCGGCGCGTCTGGGCCGTCCCTTGAAGGTGCGCGTGCGCCTGCGCAGTTTCGATGCCGTCTGCCGCATGGTGGCCAGCGGCGTGGGCATCAGCGTGGTGCCGCTGGCGGCGGCCAGCCGCTGTCAGCAGACGATGGCGCTGCGCTGCCTGGAATTATCCGATCCCTGGTCGGTACGCAATCTGACGATCTGCGTGCGCCAGTTCAGTGAATTACCCCTGTATGCGCGCCAGTTGATCGATCATCTGAAGGCGTGA
- a CDS encoding alpha/beta fold hydrolase, which produces MRFSEDKMASLRCSDQVERPIHIWQPAAPPRAVILAIHGGMAHAGDYVTPALYFRQHGIATVSFDMVGHDGQRKVDIPSFDAFLDDEELFLAWVKATYPGVPIFIMGHSMGGLIATHLGLRRFAGDAAIKGFIISSPYYVNAIPVPKVLQMLSGWLAQRYPTMKVPLGNLTMLLTHDQTITARHFQDERDGIRASAASVRFAHALTSAQKELAGGLSDWRFPLFAVVAGDDKLADSRATESMLRSVPDGLLDYHYYPANYHENFNEVNRDAIFAAILAWMEKLLAPVPA; this is translated from the coding sequence ATGCGTTTTTCAGAAGACAAGATGGCCAGCCTGCGGTGCAGCGACCAGGTCGAGCGGCCGATCCACATCTGGCAGCCGGCGGCGCCACCACGTGCAGTGATCCTGGCGATCCACGGCGGCATGGCGCATGCGGGCGACTACGTCACGCCGGCGCTGTATTTCCGCCAGCACGGCATCGCCACCGTCAGCTTCGACATGGTGGGCCACGATGGCCAGCGCAAGGTCGATATCCCTTCGTTCGATGCCTTCCTCGACGACGAGGAATTGTTCCTCGCGTGGGTCAAGGCCACGTATCCGGGCGTGCCTATCTTCATCATGGGGCACTCGATGGGCGGCCTGATCGCCACGCACCTGGGCTTGCGGCGCTTTGCGGGCGATGCGGCGATCAAAGGCTTCATCATCTCGTCGCCGTATTACGTGAATGCGATTCCCGTGCCGAAGGTGCTGCAGATGTTGTCCGGCTGGCTGGCGCAGCGCTACCCCACGATGAAGGTGCCGCTGGGGAACTTGACCATGCTGCTGACGCACGATCAAACCATCACGGCGCGCCATTTCCAGGATGAGCGCGACGGCATCCGCGCCAGTGCCGCATCGGTGCGCTTCGCCCACGCCTTGACGTCGGCGCAAAAGGAATTGGCGGGCGGCTTGTCGGACTGGCGCTTCCCCCTGTTCGCCGTGGTGGCGGGCGACGACAAGCTGGCCGACAGCCGCGCCACGGAAAGCATGCTGCGCAGCGTGCCCGATGGCCTGCTCGACTACCACTACTATCCAGCCAACTATCACGAGAACTTCAATGAGGTGAACCGCGACGCGATCTTCGCCGCCATCCTGGCGTGGATGGAAAAACTGCTGGCACCCGTGCCGGCGTGA
- a CDS encoding YqaE/Pmp3 family membrane protein: MRLLIALILPWLTFFTIGRPIAGIICLILQITLIGWLPAAIWAVYSLSQYKTDQKIAEAMRRR, encoded by the coding sequence ATGCGCTTGCTGATTGCCCTGATACTCCCGTGGCTGACCTTTTTCACGATCGGCCGCCCCATTGCCGGCATCATTTGCCTGATCCTGCAAATCACCCTGATCGGCTGGCTGCCGGCGGCGATCTGGGCCGTGTACTCGCTGAGCCAGTACAAGACGGACCAGAAGATCGCCGAGGCCATGCGCCGGCGCTGA
- a CDS encoding carboxypeptidase-like regulatory domain-containing protein encodes MAQDRCGTLTLAAAMLAAGLLLGSVAQAQGDTALPPVQKSGSVEYLSGGIGLDESTAIKSASRHWPLSLVFSVQATGKAEFASDVKLTIRDAKGAPVLETTASGPFLLAKLAPGSYSLRATLAGKLLERKVQVKAGSSARVELVWPAGTNQGRP; translated from the coding sequence ATGGCACAAGACAGATGCGGTACCCTGACCTTGGCGGCGGCAATGCTGGCCGCCGGGCTGTTGCTGGGAAGTGTGGCGCAGGCGCAGGGCGATACTGCCTTGCCGCCCGTGCAGAAGAGCGGTTCAGTGGAATACCTGAGTGGCGGCATCGGCCTCGACGAGTCGACCGCCATCAAGAGCGCCAGCCGGCATTGGCCATTGAGCCTGGTGTTTTCCGTGCAGGCGACGGGCAAGGCGGAATTTGCCTCCGACGTGAAGCTGACAATACGCGACGCCAAGGGCGCGCCGGTGCTGGAGACGACGGCCAGCGGACCGTTCCTGCTGGCGAAACTGGCGCCGGGCAGCTACAGCCTGCGCGCCACCCTGGCCGGCAAATTGCTGGAACGCAAGGTGCAGGTCAAGGCTGGCAGTTCCGCGCGGGTGGAACTGGTCTGGCCGGCGGGAACGAATCAGGGCCGGCCTTGA